Proteins encoded by one window of Ovis canadensis isolate MfBH-ARS-UI-01 breed Bighorn chromosome 14, ARS-UI_OviCan_v2, whole genome shotgun sequence:
- the NLRP9 gene encoding NACHT, LRR and PYD domains-containing protein 9, whose amino-acid sequence MADSFFSDFGLLWYLEELKKEEFWKFKELLKQEPLKFKLKPIPWTELKKASRENVSKLLSKHYPGKLAWDVTLSLFLQISRDDLWRKARNEIRQTINPYRSHMKQKFQVLWEKEACLLVPEDFYRETTKSEYEYLNAVFLAALQPGESSPTVILHGPEGIGKTTLLRKVMLEWAKGNLWRDRFSFVFLLTGREMNGVTDMSLVELLSRDWPESSEPIEDIFSQPERILFILDGVEELKFDLDCDTDLCEDWEEPHSMQVVLRSLLQKQMLPECSLLLALSKTGMRKNHSLLKHIKCIFLLGFSEHQRKLYFSHYFQENDASSRAFSFVREKRSLFFLCQSPFLCWLVCTGLKCQLDKGEDLELDSETITGLYVSFFTEVFKSGSETCPLKQRRACLKSLCTLAAEGIWTRTFLFCPEDLRRNGVSESDTLMWLDMKLLHRSGDCLAFIHACIQEFCAAMFYMFKRPKDPPHSVIGNVTQLITRAVSEHYSHLSWTAVFLFVFSTERMTNRLETSFGFPLSKEIKQEITQSLDTLSQYDPNNVTVSFQALFNCLFETQDPEFVAQVVNFFKDIDIYIGTKEELIICAACLRHCHSLQKFHLCMERVFPDESGCISNTIEKLTLWRDVCSAFTASEDFEMLNLENCQFDEASLAVLCRTLSQPVCKLRKFVFSTILFGHGSLELFKAILHNPHLKHLNLYGSSLSHMDAKQLCEALKHPMCNIEELMLGKCDITGEACEDIASVTIHNKKLKLLSMCENALKDDGVQVLCEALKSPDCALEALLLSHCCFTSAACDYLSQVLLGNRSLTVLDLGSNVLKDEGVTTLCESLRHPSCNLQELWLMNCYFTSVCCVDIATVLVHSEKLTTLKLGNNKIYDAGAKQLCKALKHPKCKLEHLGLEACELSPASCEDLASALTTCKSLTCVNLEWITLDYDGAAVLCEALVSLECSLQVLGLNKSSYDEEIKMMLTQVEEMNPNLIISHHLWTHNEGRLRGVLV is encoded by the exons ATGGccgattcttttttttctgactttggCTTGTTGTGGTACCTGGAGGAGCTCAAAAAGGAAGAGTTCTGGAAATTTAAGGAGCTCCTCAAGCAAGAACCTCTGAAATTCAAACTCAAGCCCATCCCGTGGACTGAACTAAAGAAGGCTTCACGAGAAAATGTGTCAAAGCTGTTGAGCAAGCATTACCCAGGAAAACTGGCCTGGGACGTGACCCTGAGTCTGTTTCTTCAGATCAGTCGGGATGATCTATGGAGGAAGGCTCGGAACGAGATCCGAC AGACGATAAACCCATATAGAAGCCACATGAAACAGAAATTCCAAGTCCTATGGGAGAAGGAGGCCTGCCTTCTGGTTCCTGAAGATTTCTACAGAGAGACCACAAAGAGCGAATACGAATACCTGAACGCTGTCTTCCTTGCCGCCCTCCAGCCTGGAGAGTCCTCACCCACTGTGATCTTGCACGGTCCTGAAGGGATTGGAAAAACAACGCTTCTGAGAAAAGTGATGCTGGAGTGGGCCAAGGGAAACCTGTGGAGGGACAGGTTCTCGTTTGTCTTCCTCCTCACGGGCCGTGAAATGAATGGTGTGACGGACATGAGCCTGGTGGAGCTGCTCTCCAGGGACTGGCCTGAGTCTTCAGAGCCCATTGAAGACATCTTTTCCCAACCAGAGAGAATTCTCTTTATCTTGGATGGCGTGGAGGAACTGAAGTTTGACTTGGATTGCGACACTGACCTCTGTGAAGACTGGGAGGAGCCACACTCCATGCAGGTTGTCCTGAGGAGCTTGCTACAGAAACAGATGCTCCCAGAATGCTCTCTGCTCCTCGCACTCAGCAAGACAGGGATGAGAAAAAACCACTCCTTGTTGAAGCACATTAAATGCATCTTTCTCTTGGGGTTCTCTGAGCACCAAAGGAAGCTGTATTTCTCCCATTACTTCCAGGAGAATGATGCATCCTCGAGAGCCTTCAGTTTTGTGAGGGAGAAGAGGTCACTCTTCTTCTTGTGCCAGAGCCCCTTTCTCTGTTGGCTGGTCTGTACCGGCTTGAAGTGTCAGCTGGATAAAGGAGAAGACCTGGAGCTAGACTCTGAAACCATCACTGGTTTGTATGTGTCTTTCTTCACGGAAGTATTCAAATCAGGAAGTGAGACTTGTCCACTGAAGCAGAGAAGAGCTTGTCTGAAAAGCCTGTGTACCTTGGCTGCCGAGGGTATATGGACTCGAACGTTCCTGTTTTGCCCTGAGGACCTCAGGAGGAACGGGGTGTCCGAATCGGACACCTTGATGTGGTTAGATATGAAACTTCTTCACAGGAGTGGTGACTGCCTTGCCTTCATCCATGCCTGTATCCAAGAATTTTGTGCCGCCATGTTCTACATGTTCAAACGACCCAAAGACCCACCTCACTCGGTCATTGGAAATGTGACCCAGCTCATCACCAGGGCCGTGAGCGAACACTACTCCCACTTGTCCTGGACAGCAGTATTCCTGTTTGTGTTCTCAACTGAAAGGATGACCAACAGGCTGGAGACATCCTTCGGTTTTCCACTGTCCAAAGAGATAAAGCAGGAAATAACACAAAGTCTTGACACTTTAAGTCAGTATGACCCCAATAATGTCACGGTGAGTTTCCAGGCTTTGTTCAATTGTTTGTTTGAGACCCAGGACCCAGAATTTGTAGCCCAAGTGGTGAATTTCTTCAAAGACATTGACATTTATATTGGAACCAAAGAGGAACTGATAATATGTGCAGCCTGTCTGAGACATTGCCATAGTCTCCAGAAATTTCACCTGTGTATGGAACGTGTCTTCCCAGATGAGTCTGGATGCATCTCAAA CACCATTGAGAAACTTACCCTCTGGCGGGATGTGTGCTCAGCATTCACCGCTAGCGAGGACTTCGAGATGCTAAATCTGGAGAACTGTCAGTTCGATGAGGCCTCTCTAGCTGTTCTCTGCAGGACGCTGTCTCAACCCGTCTGTAAACTCCGCAAGTTCGT TTTCTCT ACAATCTTGTTTGGACATGGGAG CTTAGAATTATTTAAGGCCATTCTTCATAACCCTCATTTGAAGCACCTGAACCTCTATGGCAGCAGCCTCTCCCATATGGATGCCAAGCAGCTGTGTGAGGCGCTGAAACACCCAATGTGCAACATAGAAGAACTCAT GCTGGGGAAGTGTGACATCACGGGTGAAGCCTGCGAAGACATCGCCTCTGTTACCATCCACAACAAGAAGCTGAAGCTTCTCTCCATGTGCGAGAACGCCCTGAAGGACGATGGGGTGCAGGTGCTGTGTGAGGCCCTGAAGAGCCCAGACTGTGCCCTGGAGGCGCTGCT ATTGTCGCACTGTTGCTTCACCTCTGCAGCCTGTGACTACCTCTCCCAGGTCCTTCTGGGCAACAGATCCCTGACTGTTCTCGACCTGGGCTCAAACGTCCTGAAAGATGAGGGAGTGACAACTTTGTGTGAATCGCTGAGGCACCCAAGCTGCAACCTACAGGAGTTATG gtTGATGAATTGCTACTTCACTTCTGTTTGCTGTGTGGACATCGCTACTGTTCTTGTTCACAGTGAAAAACTGACGACCCTGAAACTAGGGAACAATAAGATATACGATGCTGGCGCCAAACAGTTATGCAAAGCTCTGAAGCACCCTAAGTGTAAATTAGAGCACCTCGG GCTGGAGGCCTGCGAGCTCAGCCCTGCCTCTTGTGAGGACCTAGCCTCGGCTCTCACCACCTGCAAATCGCTGACTTGCGTGAACCTGGAATGGATCACCCTGGACTATGATGGGGCGGCGGTGCTGTGTGAAGCCTTGGTCAGTCTGGAGTGCAGCCTGCAAGTGCTTGG CCTGAACAAATCTTCATATGATGAGGAGATTAAGATGATGCTGACGCAGGTGGAAGAGATGAACCCCAACCTCATCATTTCACACCATCTCTGGACTCACAATGAGGGCAGACTCAGGGGTGTACTTGTCTGA